In Natronococcus occultus SP4, the following proteins share a genomic window:
- a CDS encoding tyrosine-type recombinase/integrase, with protein sequence MSRQEEPPWDELHRLLRERSPSLQPLAPSAGVDRYLDRRASELTPGTVDEYRRKLDYVVEFCAIQGVEDLNDIDGRFVDEYRVWRRDEATDAVESLGVKTMRDEMYLLQSFLRYLEAINAVRPGVTETVLIPDLGPDTGVRDIELAPEQVTEILDYLGTYRYASREHVVWLLHCRTGRRPGAIHSLDVADVHLGDAPYLAFRHRPDQGTRLKNGQNSEREIPIDEAVATVLADYIEDTRESVTDEHGRDPLLTSRHGRLSKTAMRLYFYEWSRPCAVTENCPHGKQIDACSAAQKKHEASKCPSSQSSYAARHGHITQLRRLGLPKSVVSERCDVSEEIIEKHYDERSEEERRKLHRDLLEEVREKRGSDDGYI encoded by the coding sequence ATGTCTCGTCAAGAGGAGCCTCCCTGGGACGAGCTTCACCGCCTGCTGCGGGAAAGATCGCCGTCGCTTCAGCCGCTTGCACCGTCCGCGGGTGTTGACCGGTATCTGGACCGGCGTGCATCCGAACTCACGCCAGGGACCGTTGACGAGTACCGCCGCAAGCTGGACTACGTTGTGGAGTTCTGTGCGATCCAGGGAGTCGAGGACTTGAACGATATCGATGGCCGCTTCGTGGACGAGTATCGGGTATGGCGGCGGGACGAGGCGACGGACGCGGTGGAGTCACTGGGAGTGAAGACGATGCGGGATGAAATGTATCTACTTCAATCGTTCCTCCGGTACCTTGAGGCAATCAACGCGGTACGGCCCGGGGTGACAGAGACCGTACTGATCCCAGACCTCGGGCCGGATACCGGGGTCCGCGACATCGAACTTGCACCGGAGCAGGTCACGGAGATTCTGGACTACCTCGGAACATACCGGTATGCCAGCCGCGAACACGTGGTATGGCTGCTACACTGCCGGACCGGCCGACGCCCCGGAGCAATCCATTCACTGGACGTCGCCGATGTCCACCTCGGAGATGCCCCATATCTGGCGTTCCGGCACCGGCCAGACCAGGGAACCCGGTTGAAAAATGGGCAGAACAGCGAGCGAGAAATCCCGATTGATGAGGCAGTCGCCACCGTCCTCGCCGACTACATCGAAGACACCCGGGAATCCGTGACTGATGAGCATGGACGGGATCCACTGTTGACGTCGAGGCATGGCCGGTTATCGAAAACGGCGATGCGGCTGTATTTCTACGAATGGAGTCGCCCGTGTGCGGTGACCGAAAACTGTCCGCACGGGAAGCAGATCGATGCATGTTCGGCAGCACAAAAGAAGCACGAGGCAAGCAAGTGCCCATCAAGCCAGTCCAGCTATGCAGCGCGGCACGGCCATATCACACAGCTCCGGCGGTTGGGTCTCCCAAAGTCGGTGGTCAGCGAGCGGTGTGATGTCTCAGAAGAGATCATCGAGAAGC
- a CDS encoding CBS domain-containing protein, whose translation MAQPTLHAISSEQTVSVNAGATVDQVITEVREFTPVDDGVSVYYVYVRNNGELVGVVSMRELLNAKGSDPVSEIMTVDLVTVTTSDSLQHAVHQFTANRFAVLPVVDESGQFSGVLRANDVIDALDEQTTKQILKQAGLCL comes from the coding sequence ATGGCTCAACCCACACTTCACGCTATCAGTAGCGAGCAGACGGTGAGTGTCAATGCGGGGGCAACCGTCGATCAGGTGATCACTGAAGTACGGGAGTTTACACCTGTTGATGACGGCGTTTCCGTCTATTATGTCTACGTGCGAAACAACGGGGAACTCGTGGGCGTCGTCTCGATGCGGGAGCTACTGAACGCAAAGGGCAGCGATCCAGTCTCCGAGATCATGACGGTCGATCTCGTGACCGTCACCACGTCGGACTCGCTCCAGCACGCGGTTCATCAATTCACCGCAAACAGGTTTGCCGTCCTTCCCGTCGTCGATGAATCGGGGCAGTTCAGCGGCGTCCTCAGAGCGAATGACGTCATCGACGCTCTCGACGAACAGACGACCAAGCAGATCCTCAAACAAGCAGGGCTCTGTCTGTGA
- the phoU gene encoding phosphate signaling complex protein PhoU produces the protein MARESYQQELKKLRKGVIEMGELVHMQFDRSVTALADHDTELARQVIESEERINERYLKIERKCIDLLGLQQPVAGDLRFVAASFKISTELERIGDIAVKIAERTEAGLPAMDTDVDIPSMAQESATMVADAIDAFEEANTNACREIIARDDQIDQLANHASRQIFGETITLDTEAVNPDEYHDDVLRLLLTVTDIEQVADHATNVAARTVYMATGDDSLLE, from the coding sequence ATGGCACGAGAAAGCTACCAACAAGAACTCAAAAAGCTCCGTAAGGGGGTTATCGAGATGGGCGAGCTCGTCCACATGCAGTTCGACCGCTCTGTAACAGCCCTCGCTGACCACGATACGGAGTTAGCCCGCCAAGTCATCGAAAGCGAAGAACGAATAAACGAGCGCTATCTCAAGATTGAACGCAAATGCATTGACCTGCTGGGACTTCAACAACCGGTTGCCGGCGACCTTCGGTTCGTCGCCGCGTCGTTCAAGATTAGCACCGAACTCGAACGTATTGGTGACATCGCGGTGAAGATTGCCGAGCGAACGGAAGCCGGCCTCCCGGCGATGGACACTGACGTCGATATTCCATCGATGGCTCAGGAGAGTGCGACGATGGTCGCCGATGCAATCGACGCCTTCGAAGAGGCCAACACGAACGCATGTCGAGAAATCATCGCCCGCGACGACCAGATAGATCAGCTCGCAAACCACGCGAGCCGACAGATATTCGGCGAAACGATCACCCTCGACACCGAGGCCGTCAATCCCGACGAGTACCACGACGACGTGCTCCGGTTGCTGCTTACAGTCACTGACATCGAACAGGTCGCTGACCACGCGACCAACGTCGCCGCTCGGACGGTCTATATGGCGACCGGGGACGACAGTCTCCTCGAATAA
- a CDS encoding magnesium transporter, with protein MTAKTPADEFENETEESTANEDAELRPDGGVTDTGTKTTGGGIAIRGENIKDAELTRSELILTSSLPKKIWLRLPWLLVALAGGLLAGGVIGGAEGSLEAAEIALLAIFVPVIMDMGGNVGTQASTIFVRGLATGHIDDKNAVKHLAREGVFGLVIGLIIGGIAATIALVWQGNAALSMVLFTALVAVCTIASVFGYLIPWVAHKLGFDPAAVSDPVVTTFKDLTAVLIYFGLAIWLLPGAL; from the coding sequence ATGACTGCTAAAACACCCGCAGACGAGTTCGAGAACGAGACCGAAGAATCGACAGCAAACGAAGATGCGGAACTGCGTCCGGACGGCGGAGTCACGGATACCGGGACCAAGACCACTGGTGGCGGGATCGCCATTCGTGGTGAGAATATCAAGGACGCAGAGCTGACGCGCAGTGAACTCATTCTCACCTCGTCACTCCCAAAGAAAATCTGGCTCCGCCTTCCCTGGTTGCTGGTTGCACTGGCAGGCGGCCTGCTCGCCGGCGGAGTTATTGGTGGAGCTGAAGGGTCACTGGAAGCAGCCGAGATCGCGCTGCTGGCCATTTTCGTCCCGGTGATTATGGACATGGGTGGCAACGTCGGGACCCAGGCGTCCACAATCTTCGTGCGTGGGCTCGCTACCGGTCATATCGATGACAAGAATGCGGTGAAACATCTTGCCCGAGAGGGAGTCTTTGGACTCGTCATCGGTCTCATTATCGGTGGCATCGCCGCAACCATCGCATTGGTCTGGCAGGGTAACGCAGCGCTGTCGATGGTGCTGTTCACCGCCCTGGTGGCGGTCTGTACGATCGCCAGTGTGTTTGGGTACCTGATTCCGTGGGTCGCACACAAGCTGGGATTCGATCCTGCTGCGGTTTCCGACCCCGTCGTGACGACGTTCAAAGACCTTACCGCCGTGCTCATCTACTTCGGCCTGGCGATCTGGCTGCTCCCAGGTGCGCTGTAA
- a CDS encoding universal stress protein, with protein sequence MTDCVLVPVDGSPAAQSAAEYASEQFPDDSLTLLYVIIPMVDYSRKRAYPGYTQDDEFSNEREKGEHILGTTRETLPDEVSVVTEIEAGNPAQTIIRYAETNDVSQIVIGSHGKQGIARFLLGSVSETVVRRSPVPVTVVRPTE encoded by the coding sequence ATGACCGACTGCGTTCTCGTCCCGGTCGATGGATCGCCGGCGGCTCAAAGCGCCGCTGAGTACGCCTCCGAACAGTTTCCAGACGATTCATTGACTCTATTGTACGTGATAATTCCGATGGTCGATTACAGCCGAAAGCGGGCCTATCCCGGCTACACGCAAGATGACGAGTTTTCGAACGAACGCGAAAAGGGTGAACACATCCTTGGCACAACCCGCGAAACACTCCCTGATGAGGTATCCGTTGTCACTGAAATCGAAGCCGGAAACCCTGCTCAAACGATCATTAGGTACGCGGAGACAAACGATGTGAGCCAAATCGTAATTGGGAGTCACGGAAAACAGGGAATCGCCCGCTTTCTGCTCGGCAGCGTCTCCGAAACCGTCGTTCGTAGATCGCCCGTTCCCGTCACCGTCGTTCGCCCGACCGAGTGA
- the mgtE gene encoding magnesium transporter, with protein sequence MEDAEFHADEVGEVADEEYVAVKDDEFIGVAIDKFREFEPEDEEKTVYYLYIVDDADRLVGVMSMRELLNAPEDDLVSDHMETDLITINEEADPELVAHELADTDFSALPIINDRGRLEGIIRTEEMLEVVEEEATEDILKSAGFTFTDVEVSRSSAILESSISRILRLRMPWLLVALAGGLLAGGVIEAYEDTLEAVVALAFFVPVIMDMGGNVGTQASTIFVRGLALGHIDDRNAVKHFLREGFIGFLIGLMIGSVGAAAAYIWQIDEPYAFELAMVVFVGLLTVCIVASVVGYVIPWLMHKLGFDPAAASDPLITTVKDVTALLIYFGLATVLLAELL encoded by the coding sequence ATGGAGGACGCTGAGTTTCACGCCGACGAAGTTGGTGAGGTGGCCGACGAAGAATACGTCGCTGTGAAAGACGACGAGTTCATCGGGGTAGCGATCGACAAGTTCCGAGAGTTCGAACCGGAAGACGAAGAGAAGACCGTCTACTACCTGTACATCGTTGACGACGCCGACCGACTCGTCGGTGTTATGTCGATGCGGGAGCTGCTCAACGCCCCTGAAGACGACCTCGTCTCCGATCACATGGAGACGGATCTCATTACAATCAACGAGGAGGCAGATCCCGAACTCGTTGCACATGAGTTAGCCGATACGGACTTCTCTGCCCTCCCGATCATCAATGACCGCGGGCGATTGGAGGGGATCATCCGCACCGAGGAGATGCTCGAAGTGGTCGAAGAGGAAGCAACCGAGGACATCCTGAAGAGCGCCGGCTTCACCTTCACCGACGTCGAAGTCTCGCGTAGTTCCGCCATCCTCGAATCGTCGATTTCACGCATCCTCCGGCTCCGAATGCCGTGGTTGTTGGTCGCACTCGCAGGCGGGCTCCTCGCAGGTGGCGTTATTGAAGCCTACGAGGACACCCTCGAAGCCGTTGTCGCGCTCGCCTTCTTTGTTCCCGTGATCATGGATATGGGCGGGAACGTCGGGACGCAGGCCTCGACGATCTTCGTACGGGGGCTTGCACTCGGTCATATCGATGATCGGAACGCGGTCAAACATTTCTTGCGCGAAGGCTTTATTGGGTTCCTCATTGGCCTAATGATCGGTTCGGTCGGTGCTGCCGCCGCTTACATCTGGCAGATCGACGAGCCGTACGCGTTCGAATTGGCAATGGTCGTCTTCGTCGGCCTCCTCACTGTGTGTATTGTCGCCTCGGTCGTCGGCTACGTCATCCCGTGGCTGATGCACAAACTCGGCTTCGACCCGGCGGCAGCATCCGACCCGTTGATCACCACAGTCAAAGACGTTACTGCGCTCCTGATCTACTTCGGACTTGCGACAGTTCTGCTCGCCGAACTGCTGTAA
- a CDS encoding tyrosine-type recombinase/integrase, whose protein sequence is MDTLRVFFEWCETIDAVQPGLFKKIKSPVIPDGGSVDDTVIHTDEANEILEHLGRYEYATVEHMVWLILAKTGMRMGAAHALDVKDYRPGEEQPHLSIVHRPETATPIKNGRKGERPVSIEPDACEIVDDYLEQRRPDVTDEHGHDPLLASQQGRLSKSTIRRYVYKWSRPCAAGQRCPHDRNPEECEAATDLDQASKCPSSVTPHPIRRGYITRLLQAGVPVDVVSDRCNVSPAVIEEHYDVRTEDEKMRQRHQVLRETLGNADT, encoded by the coding sequence ATGGACACGCTCCGTGTCTTCTTCGAGTGGTGCGAGACCATTGACGCCGTCCAACCTGGACTATTCAAGAAGATCAAGTCGCCCGTGATCCCCGACGGCGGGAGCGTCGACGATACGGTCATCCATACCGATGAGGCCAACGAGATCCTCGAGCATCTCGGACGGTACGAGTACGCCACGGTCGAGCACATGGTCTGGCTCATCCTGGCCAAGACGGGCATGCGAATGGGCGCAGCCCACGCGCTCGACGTCAAAGACTATCGCCCCGGCGAGGAGCAGCCACACCTGAGTATCGTTCACCGGCCGGAGACCGCCACTCCCATCAAGAACGGACGGAAGGGGGAACGCCCGGTCAGTATCGAGCCCGACGCCTGCGAGATCGTCGACGATTATCTCGAGCAGCGACGACCGGACGTGACGGACGAGCACGGACACGACCCGCTGCTCGCATCTCAACAGGGGCGTCTCTCCAAGTCAACTATTCGGAGATACGTCTACAAGTGGTCTCGTCCGTGTGCAGCCGGTCAGCGGTGCCCTCACGATCGGAATCCGGAGGAATGTGAGGCTGCGACCGACCTCGACCAGGCGTCGAAGTGTCCGTCCAGCGTGACGCCACATCCGATTCGACGCGGGTACATCACTCGACTCCTGCAGGCTGGTGTGCCCGTGGACGTCGTGAGCGATCGGTGTAACGTCTCACCAGCTGTCATCGAGGAGCACTACGACGTGCGAACCGAGGACGAGAAGATGCGACAACGGCACCAGGTCCTCCGAGAGACGCTGGGTAACGCCGATACTTAG
- a CDS encoding nucleotidyltransferase domain-containing protein produces MQTTKVLFDFPFPEERIFRYQAMQDILHHLANNPFEEFTQQELASITGADVSSISRSVDLLDKLGVIAVSEQRPARITIDMDHLQRPDPVFMIPQSEFRKPVQAYLDELETCIRESDELDELAEAVLFGSVARGTADRRSDIDLLIIVDGDLTYGRRICTSLARDIEEQSFDGHRYEFEVLVETPDTAVSHGGELKEIFDEGLVLDRSDQLQKLRQNIYTSSGGGA; encoded by the coding sequence ATGCAAACCACGAAAGTCCTCTTCGATTTCCCGTTTCCGGAGGAGCGAATTTTCCGGTACCAGGCGATGCAGGATATCCTTCACCACCTCGCGAACAATCCCTTCGAAGAGTTCACACAGCAGGAACTCGCATCGATCACAGGTGCGGACGTATCGTCGATTTCGCGTTCGGTCGACCTTCTCGACAAACTTGGTGTGATCGCAGTAAGTGAACAACGCCCCGCCCGCATTACGATCGACATGGATCATCTTCAGCGCCCGGATCCCGTTTTCATGATACCACAGTCCGAATTTCGCAAGCCAGTCCAAGCCTATCTCGATGAACTCGAGACGTGCATCCGGGAAAGCGATGAACTCGACGAACTTGCTGAAGCCGTTCTCTTTGGGAGCGTCGCTCGCGGAACAGCAGACCGCCGAAGTGACATCGATCTCCTCATCATCGTTGACGGCGACCTCACCTACGGACGGCGTATTTGCACGTCCCTCGCGCGTGACATCGAGGAGCAATCGTTCGATGGCCACCGGTACGAGTTCGAGGTCCTTGTCGAAACGCCGGACACCGCCGTCTCTCACGGAGGAGAACTGAAAGAGATCTTCGACGAAGGGCTGGTGCTCGACCGTTCCGACCAACTACAGAAGCTCCGGCAGAACATCTACACCTCGTCAGGAGGTGGTGCGTAG
- a CDS encoding MaoC family dehydratase, which translates to MSSNSIPTDATDVVPTPERWATISRHVINSYAEANSAMLAAMGLQSADESSGTEPAVPEVSYGDTDWTTERSTDSLAELSVGDTVQFTKSVDDADVAAFAQVSGDTNRLHLEEEFAEETRFGGSIAHGTLVAGAISAALARFPGLTVYLSQDLEFQGPVEIGSTITADCEIVEELGGGRYRLRTTVDSEDDRVVDGEAVVLIEDEPE; encoded by the coding sequence ATGAGCTCGAACTCGATCCCCACCGACGCAACCGACGTCGTACCGACTCCGGAACGCTGGGCAACCATCTCGCGCCACGTCATCAACAGCTACGCCGAGGCCAACAGCGCGATGCTGGCCGCGATGGGGCTACAGTCCGCCGACGAGTCGAGCGGAACCGAACCCGCGGTGCCGGAAGTCAGCTACGGCGACACCGATTGGACAACCGAACGCTCGACCGACAGTCTCGCGGAGCTGTCGGTCGGCGACACCGTACAGTTCACCAAGTCCGTCGACGACGCGGACGTCGCCGCCTTCGCGCAGGTCTCGGGCGACACCAATCGCCTCCACCTCGAGGAGGAGTTCGCCGAGGAGACCCGCTTCGGAGGCTCGATCGCCCACGGAACCCTCGTCGCCGGCGCCATCAGCGCGGCGCTCGCTCGGTTCCCCGGGCTGACGGTGTATCTCTCCCAAGACCTCGAGTTCCAGGGACCTGTCGAGATCGGCTCAACGATCACTGCCGACTGCGAGATCGTCGAGGAGTTAGGCGGCGGTCGGTACCGGCTCCGAACGACCGTCGACTCCGAGGATGACCGTGTCGTCGACGGCGAGGCCGTCGTGTTGATCGAGGACGAACCCGAGTAG
- a CDS encoding alpha/beta fold hydrolase → MAELSLDDATLWYDSCGDGSPLVFVHGGWQNGRAWQPQVDRFDSTHRPITLDVRGHGNTGVTDVDEYSIDLFTDDLEALLDHLDLEEPVLCGLSLGSMVVQNYLDRHPDRAAGAILGGAVRSMPPVELPPGAKPLLSPMPALTASLSMTGPEATFRSMLTSIRATTGQRWLSVEPEVRETAMEAVGEVDSAEYRKIFNALYRFDPPELSHVETPTLVVHGDQEAPPVKRQSREIAAEVEDGAWLELENSGHLVNQDRPTAFNEAAAAFLEERGY, encoded by the coding sequence ATGGCAGAACTCTCGCTCGACGACGCGACGCTGTGGTACGACAGTTGCGGCGACGGCTCGCCGCTAGTGTTCGTCCACGGCGGCTGGCAGAACGGCCGCGCCTGGCAGCCCCAGGTCGACCGGTTCGACTCGACACACCGCCCGATCACCCTCGACGTGCGCGGTCACGGCAACACCGGCGTGACCGACGTCGACGAGTACTCGATCGACCTCTTTACCGACGACCTCGAGGCGCTGCTCGATCACCTCGACCTCGAGGAACCGGTACTCTGTGGGCTCTCGCTGGGTTCGATGGTCGTCCAGAACTACCTCGACCGCCACCCCGACCGCGCGGCGGGCGCGATTCTCGGCGGGGCCGTTCGATCGATGCCACCCGTCGAACTCCCGCCCGGAGCGAAGCCGCTGCTCTCACCGATGCCCGCGCTTACGGCCTCGCTATCGATGACCGGGCCCGAGGCGACGTTTCGCTCGATGCTGACCTCGATCCGGGCGACGACGGGTCAGCGGTGGCTCTCGGTCGAGCCCGAAGTCCGAGAGACAGCGATGGAGGCCGTCGGTGAGGTCGATTCCGCCGAGTACCGGAAGATTTTCAACGCGCTCTACCGGTTCGACCCGCCCGAACTGAGCCACGTCGAGACGCCGACGCTCGTCGTCCACGGCGACCAGGAGGCACCCCCGGTCAAACGGCAGAGCCGCGAGATCGCCGCCGAGGTCGAGGACGGCGCGTGGCTCGAACTCGAGAACTCGGGTCACCTCGTCAACCAGGACCGCCCGACGGCGTTCAACGAGGCCGCCGCGGCCTTCCTCGAGGAGCGAGGGTACTGA
- a CDS encoding uracil-xanthine permease family protein — protein MTDDDAVDRERAEGIEYGIEDRPPLGESTVLGIQHYLTMVGANIAVPLILAGAMGMPEDVTAQFIGTFFVVSGIATLAQTTFGNRYPIVQGAPFSMLAPALAVIAVVTAGGVQGQPDWQAALLQLQGAIIVAAAVQVAMGYFGLVGKLRRYLSPVVIAPTIALIGLALFDADQITATDQSWLLLGFTLGLILLFSQYLELRHRAFRLYPVLLAIGIAWVVAAALSATGVLGGGHPGHVPLGDVTDVDPLLPIHPLQWGVPEFTTAFIVGMFAGVLASIVESIGDYYAVANLTGSAAPSERRINHGIGMEGLMNVFSGVMGTGGSTSYSENVGAIGLTGVASRYVVQIGAAVMIVAGFIGYFGQLIATIPDPIVGGLFVAMFAQIVAVGIANLRHVDLESSRNVFVVGFALFVGLAIPEYMANFADPIAFREAIDLASTIAPLIEADLVADTAAAVWIEATAQALVDSVFIIGSTGMAVGGLAALVLDNTIPGTREERGLAQWERLTEDDAEFDSFWDRWVGSGRE, from the coding sequence ATGACCGACGACGACGCGGTCGACCGGGAGCGGGCCGAGGGGATCGAGTACGGGATCGAGGACCGACCGCCGCTTGGCGAGTCGACGGTGCTCGGAATCCAGCACTACCTGACGATGGTCGGCGCCAACATCGCGGTGCCGCTGATTCTGGCCGGAGCGATGGGGATGCCCGAGGACGTCACGGCCCAGTTCATCGGGACGTTCTTCGTCGTCTCGGGGATCGCGACGCTGGCCCAGACGACCTTCGGGAACCGGTACCCGATCGTCCAGGGGGCGCCCTTCTCGATGCTCGCGCCGGCGCTTGCGGTCATCGCGGTCGTGACCGCGGGCGGCGTCCAGGGCCAGCCCGACTGGCAGGCCGCGTTGCTCCAGCTTCAGGGAGCGATCATCGTCGCCGCGGCGGTCCAGGTCGCGATGGGGTACTTCGGCCTGGTCGGGAAGCTCCGTCGCTACCTCTCTCCGGTCGTCATCGCGCCGACGATCGCCCTGATCGGCCTGGCGCTGTTCGACGCCGACCAGATCACCGCTACCGACCAGAGCTGGCTGCTACTGGGGTTTACCCTGGGGCTGATCCTGCTGTTCTCGCAGTACCTCGAGCTCAGACACCGGGCGTTCAGACTGTATCCCGTCCTGCTGGCGATCGGCATCGCCTGGGTCGTCGCCGCGGCCCTCTCGGCGACCGGCGTCCTCGGCGGCGGCCACCCGGGTCACGTCCCGCTCGGCGACGTCACCGACGTCGACCCGCTGTTGCCGATCCACCCGCTGCAGTGGGGCGTCCCCGAGTTCACGACCGCATTTATCGTGGGGATGTTCGCGGGCGTCCTCGCTTCGATCGTCGAGAGCATCGGCGACTACTACGCGGTGGCGAACCTGACCGGGTCGGCGGCACCAAGCGAGCGACGGATCAACCACGGAATCGGTATGGAGGGGCTGATGAACGTCTTCTCGGGCGTGATGGGGACCGGCGGGTCGACCTCCTACTCCGAGAACGTCGGCGCGATCGGGCTCACGGGCGTGGCCTCGCGGTACGTCGTCCAGATCGGCGCCGCGGTTATGATCGTCGCGGGCTTTATCGGCTACTTCGGCCAGCTGATCGCGACGATCCCCGATCCGATCGTCGGCGGGCTGTTCGTCGCGATGTTCGCCCAGATCGTCGCCGTCGGGATCGCGAACCTGAGACACGTCGACCTCGAGTCCTCGCGGAACGTGTTCGTCGTCGGCTTCGCGCTGTTCGTCGGCCTCGCGATCCCCGAGTATATGGCGAACTTCGCGGACCCGATCGCGTTCCGGGAGGCGATCGATCTCGCGTCGACGATCGCTCCGCTGATCGAGGCCGACCTCGTCGCCGATACCGCGGCTGCGGTCTGGATCGAGGCGACCGCACAGGCGCTCGTCGATTCGGTGTTTATCATCGGCTCGACGGGGATGGCCGTCGGCGGACTGGCTGCGCTCGTCCTCGACAACACCATTCCCGGTACCCGTGAGGAACGCGGTCTCGCCCAGTGGGAACGTCTCACCGAGGACGACGCGGAGTTCGATAGCTTCTGGGATCGGTGGGTGGGTTCCGGCCGCGAGTAG
- a CDS encoding cobyrinic acid a,c-diamide synthase, whose translation MKGFVLGGVSSGVGKTVATLSVIRALEDAGHDVQPAKAGPDFIDPSHHEAVAGRPSRTLDLWLCGEDGLRRNYRRGEGDVCVVEGVMGLYDGDGSSTAMVAEALDVPVVLVVDASAGMESVAATALGFREYADRIGRDVEVAGIVAQRAHGGRHEQGIRDALPADLEYFGRIPPRDDLEIPDRHLGLEMGEEATLPRAALREAAETLEPEQLAAVASEPPAPASSPERPSRPRAVDARVAIASDAAFCFRYPATIERFRERAELVTFSPVADDPVPDCDGVYLPGGYPELHATELAGGDTLSELGERASEGLPVFGECGGLMAMSRSLTTADGERAEMAGILPADVTMHDRYRALDHVELEAIDGTLTARAGESIRGHEFHYSSADVDGDARFAFETVRGEGIDGERDGLVEHESLGTYAHVHPESGAFDRFLELLGD comes from the coding sequence ATGAAGGGGTTCGTCCTCGGCGGCGTCAGCTCCGGCGTCGGCAAGACCGTCGCGACGCTGTCGGTGATCCGGGCCCTCGAGGACGCGGGCCACGACGTCCAGCCCGCGAAGGCGGGGCCGGACTTCATCGATCCGAGCCACCACGAGGCAGTCGCGGGACGGCCCTCCCGCACGCTCGACCTGTGGCTCTGCGGCGAGGACGGCCTCCGCCGGAACTACCGTCGCGGCGAGGGCGACGTCTGTGTCGTCGAGGGCGTGATGGGACTGTACGACGGCGACGGCTCGAGTACGGCGATGGTCGCCGAGGCGCTCGACGTTCCCGTCGTCCTCGTCGTCGACGCCAGCGCGGGGATGGAAAGCGTCGCCGCGACGGCCCTCGGCTTTCGCGAGTACGCCGACCGGATCGGCCGCGACGTCGAGGTCGCGGGGATCGTCGCCCAGCGGGCCCACGGTGGTCGCCACGAGCAGGGGATCCGGGACGCGTTGCCCGCCGACCTCGAGTACTTCGGTCGGATCCCGCCGAGAGACGACCTCGAGATCCCCGACCGCCACCTGGGACTCGAGATGGGCGAGGAGGCGACGCTGCCCCGTGCGGCGCTGCGGGAGGCCGCCGAAACCCTCGAACCGGAACAGCTGGCCGCGGTCGCCAGCGAGCCTCCCGCGCCGGCGTCCTCGCCGGAACGTCCATCGCGCCCAAGAGCCGTCGACGCTCGCGTCGCGATCGCCAGCGACGCGGCCTTCTGTTTTCGGTACCCCGCGACGATCGAACGCTTTCGCGAGCGCGCGGAGCTGGTGACGTTCTCCCCGGTCGCCGACGATCCGGTTCCCGACTGCGACGGCGTCTACCTCCCCGGCGGCTACCCCGAACTCCACGCGACGGAACTTGCGGGCGGCGACACCCTCTCGGAGCTCGGCGAGCGAGCCAGCGAGGGGCTTCCCGTCTTCGGGGAGTGTGGCGGGCTGATGGCCATGTCGCGGTCGCTGACGACCGCCGACGGCGAGCGCGCCGAGATGGCCGGGATTCTGCCGGCGGACGTGACGATGCACGACCGCTACCGGGCGCTCGACCACGTCGAGCTCGAGGCGATCGACGGCACCCTGACCGCCCGCGCCGGCGAGTCAATCCGAGGCCACGAGTTCCACTACTCGAGCGCCGACGTCGACGGCGACGCCCGCTTTGCCTTCGAGACGGTCCGGGGTGAGGGAATCGACGGCGAGCGCGACGGCCTCGTCGAACACGAGTCGCTCGGCACCTACGCCCATGTCCACCCCGAGAGCGGGGCGTTCGACCGGTTCCTCGAACTGCTCGGGGACTGA